The following proteins are encoded in a genomic region of Channa argus isolate prfri chromosome 3, Channa argus male v1.0, whole genome shotgun sequence:
- the LOC137123798 gene encoding A-type potassium channel modulatory protein KCNIP2-like isoform X2, with product MKSRSQDQSLSDSRELDRSYDPLTGNPLSKPNKKTLKQRFLKLLPCCRSGSSSSINQSKCQHTNPAITQTPLRHHRNRTTDPGSTTDEGELSTVWYRPEGLDRLEQKTKFSKKELQVLYRGFKNECPSGVVNEETFQSIYSQFFPQGDSSMYAHFLFEAFDTHNNGAVSFEDFVISLSIILRGSITDKLNWAFNLYDLNKDGCITREEMTDIMHSIYDMMGKYTYPNMKDSAPKDHVDSFFQKMDKNNDGVVTMEEFLDTCQKDENIMQSMHMFDNVI from the exons atgaaatccaGGAGTCAGGACCAGAGTTTGTCTGACTCAAGAGAGCTGGACAGATCGTACGACCCACTCACAG GTAATCCACTGTCCAAACCCAATAAAAAGACCTTAAAACAGCGGTTCCTTAAACTGCTCCCCTGCTGTCGTTCTGGTTCCAGCTCGTCAATTAATCAAAGCAAGTGTCAGCACACAAACCCCGCCATCACTCAGACTCCCCTTAGACACCACAGAAACAGGACCACGGATC CAGGAAGTACAACTGATGAGGGTGAACTGTCAACAGTGTGGTACAGACCGGAGGGGCTTGACCGTCTCGAACAAAAGACCAAATTCAGCAAGAAAGAGCTGCAGGTCCTCTACCGGGGATTCAAAAAT GAGTGTCCCAGCGGTGTGGTCAACGAAGAAACTTTTCAAAGCATCTACTCCCAGTTCTTTCCTCAGGGAG ATTCAAGCATGTATGCACATTTCCTCTTTGAAGCCTTTGATACCCACAACAATGGAGCGGTCAGCTTTGAG GACTTTGTTATAAGTCTGTCCATCATTTTGAGAGGCTCCATCACTGACAAACTCAACTGGGCCTTCAACCTGTATGATCTCAACAAGGACGGCTGCATCACCAGAGAG GAGATGACAGACATCATGCACTCAATCTATGACATGATGGGGAAATATACCTACCCCAACATGAAGGATAGTGCTCCCAAGGATCATGTTGACAGTTTCTTTcag AAAATGGACAAGAACAATGATGGAGTGGTCACCATGGAGGAGTTCTTGGACACATGTCAAAAG gATGAGAACATCATGCAGTCCATGCACATGTTTGATAATGTGATCTAA
- the LOC137123798 gene encoding A-type potassium channel modulatory protein KCNIP2-like isoform X1, with the protein MKSRSQDQSLSDSRELDRSYDPLTGNPLSKPNKKTLKQRFLKLLPCCRSGSSSSINQSNTTDEGELSTVWYRPEGLDRLEQKTKFSKKELQVLYRGFKNECPSGVVNEETFQSIYSQFFPQGDSSMYAHFLFEAFDTHNNGAVSFEDFVISLSIILRGSITDKLNWAFNLYDLNKDGCITREEMTDIMHSIYDMMGKYTYPNMKDSAPKDHVDSFFQKMDKNNDGVVTMEEFLDTCQKDENIMQSMHMFDNVI; encoded by the exons atgaaatccaGGAGTCAGGACCAGAGTTTGTCTGACTCAAGAGAGCTGGACAGATCGTACGACCCACTCACAG GTAATCCACTGTCCAAACCCAATAAAAAGACCTTAAAACAGCGGTTCCTTAAACTGCTCCCCTGCTGTCGTTCTGGTTCCAGCTCGTCAATTAATCAAAGCAA TACAACTGATGAGGGTGAACTGTCAACAGTGTGGTACAGACCGGAGGGGCTTGACCGTCTCGAACAAAAGACCAAATTCAGCAAGAAAGAGCTGCAGGTCCTCTACCGGGGATTCAAAAAT GAGTGTCCCAGCGGTGTGGTCAACGAAGAAACTTTTCAAAGCATCTACTCCCAGTTCTTTCCTCAGGGAG ATTCAAGCATGTATGCACATTTCCTCTTTGAAGCCTTTGATACCCACAACAATGGAGCGGTCAGCTTTGAG GACTTTGTTATAAGTCTGTCCATCATTTTGAGAGGCTCCATCACTGACAAACTCAACTGGGCCTTCAACCTGTATGATCTCAACAAGGACGGCTGCATCACCAGAGAG GAGATGACAGACATCATGCACTCAATCTATGACATGATGGGGAAATATACCTACCCCAACATGAAGGATAGTGCTCCCAAGGATCATGTTGACAGTTTCTTTcag AAAATGGACAAGAACAATGATGGAGTGGTCACCATGGAGGAGTTCTTGGACACATGTCAAAAG gATGAGAACATCATGCAGTCCATGCACATGTTTGATAATGTGATCTAA